A part of Bartonella quintana genomic DNA contains:
- the lexA gene encoding transcriptional repressor LexA, translated as MLTCKQYELLLFIHNHMKEIGVPPSFDEMKIALELTSKSGIHRLITALEERGFIRRLPNRARAVEVVRLPEKITFNLSSARKISPNVIENNRRKISKNSKNLNSFDIEDKKNVTVPIMGRIAAGVPVSAIQQQTNTLCLPADMISLGEHYALEVKDDSMIEAGILDKDTIIVRRQNTATSGEIIIALIDKEEATLRRYRRNGASIALEAANPHYETRIYRPERIEIQGKLIGLIRKY; from the coding sequence ATGCTGACATGTAAACAATATGAGCTACTCTTGTTCATTCACAATCATATGAAAGAAATCGGTGTTCCCCCCTCCTTTGATGAAATGAAAATTGCATTGGAACTTACCTCTAAATCTGGCATCCATAGACTTATTACAGCCTTAGAAGAACGAGGCTTTATACGGCGTTTACCAAATCGTGCTCGCGCAGTGGAGGTTGTCCGACTTCCGGAGAAAATAACATTTAATCTTTCTTCAGCGCGTAAAATTTCCCCTAATGTAATAGAGAATAATAGAAGAAAAATATCAAAAAACTCTAAAAATCTTAATAGTTTTGATATAGAAGATAAAAAAAATGTTACTGTTCCCATTATGGGCCGCATTGCTGCTGGCGTACCTGTTTCCGCTATACAGCAACAAACAAATACGCTTTGTTTGCCAGCAGATATGATTAGTCTAGGGGAACATTATGCTTTAGAAGTCAAAGATGACTCTATGATCGAGGCAGGCATTCTTGATAAAGATACTATAATTGTTAGACGTCAAAATACAGCAACATCAGGTGAAATTATTATTGCACTTATTGATAAAGAAGAAGCAACCTTAAGACGTTATCGACGCAATGGGGCCTCAATTGCATTGGAAGCTGCAAATCCACATTATGAGACACGTATATACAGACCTGAGCGTATAGAGATCCAGGGTAAGCTTATAGGACTTATTCGGAAATATTAA
- the murI gene encoding glutamate racemase → MNERPVLFFDSGIGGLTVLREVRVLIPETQFIYVADDAGFPYGNWEENVLKNHILKVFTNLLTLYNPTLCVVACNTVSTLMMADLRKEFPHTLFVGTVPAIKLAAKQTKSGFISVLATPGTVKRAYTRELINSFAGQCHVQLVGSEKLAAFAEDYLRGKPIDLEELRNEILPCFFEQNGKYTDIIVLACTHYPFLINLFREQALWPVKWIDPAKAIAKHIRSLLPERMYHKNTKKPKDFALFTSQNITSSTKHLLKEFGLNITKGVDFEM, encoded by the coding sequence ATGAATGAACGGCCTGTTCTTTTTTTTGATAGTGGCATTGGTGGTTTAACAGTGTTAAGAGAAGTGCGCGTTCTTATCCCTGAAACGCAATTTATTTATGTTGCTGATGATGCGGGATTTCCTTATGGCAATTGGGAAGAGAATGTTTTGAAAAACCACATTCTAAAGGTTTTTACAAATCTTTTAACACTTTATAATCCTACCTTATGTGTGGTTGCTTGCAATACTGTTTCTACACTAATGATGGCAGATTTAAGAAAAGAATTTCCCCATACTCTTTTTGTAGGGACGGTTCCTGCAATTAAATTAGCAGCGAAACAAACAAAATCTGGCTTTATTTCAGTGTTAGCAACTCCTGGAACAGTTAAGCGTGCGTACACGCGTGAATTAATCAATTCCTTTGCTGGTCAATGCCATGTTCAGCTTGTTGGAAGTGAAAAACTTGCCGCATTTGCTGAAGATTATTTACGTGGGAAACCTATCGATTTGGAAGAATTGCGTAACGAAATCCTTCCGTGCTTTTTTGAACAAAATGGCAAATATACTGATATTATTGTGTTAGCCTGTACACACTATCCTTTTTTGATTAACTTATTTCGTGAACAAGCTTTATGGCCTGTCAAATGGATTGATCCGGCAAAGGCTATAGCCAAACACATAAGATCATTATTACCGGAAAGAATGTATCACAAAAACACAAAGAAGCCTAAAGATTTTGCATTGTTTACATCGCAAAATATAACTTCTTCAACGAAGCATTTGTTAAAAGAATTTGGCTTAAATATTACGAAAGGAGTTGACTTTGAGATGTGA
- the sfsA gene encoding DNA/RNA nuclease SfsA, with translation MLFIPKLFPAKLIRRYKRFLADVKRDDQDIFTVSVPNTGSMLGLITPNSNIWLSYHNNSKRKYVYQLEIVEANNSLVGINTTLPNKLALEAIQNGLLPELNGYKTILKEQRYGTQSRIDFLLRDDILPDCYLEVKNVHFIRQKELAEFPDTETKRGTRHLEELIKIVQQGKRAAMLYMIQREDCSAFTICRDLDPTYGRKFDLALKSGVEFYAVKCHVSVEGIFPIHRVKIEND, from the coding sequence ATGCTCTTTATTCCTAAACTATTTCCTGCAAAACTTATCCGTCGTTATAAACGTTTTCTTGCTGATGTTAAACGAGACGATCAGGATATCTTCACCGTGTCTGTTCCTAATACAGGTTCAATGCTTGGCTTAATAACTCCCAATTCCAATATTTGGCTTTCATATCACAACAATTCTAAGCGAAAATACGTGTATCAATTAGAAATTGTCGAAGCAAATAATAGTTTGGTTGGCATCAATACAACTTTACCTAACAAACTTGCATTAGAAGCAATTCAAAATGGCTTATTACCAGAATTAAACGGGTACAAAACAATCTTGAAGGAACAACGTTATGGTACGCAATCACGGATTGACTTTCTTTTGCGTGATGATATCCTCCCTGACTGTTATCTAGAAGTTAAAAATGTCCATTTTATTCGTCAAAAAGAATTAGCAGAATTTCCTGATACTGAGACAAAACGTGGCACACGTCATCTTGAAGAGCTCATAAAAATTGTGCAACAAGGAAAACGAGCTGCTATGCTTTATATGATTCAACGGGAAGACTGCTCAGCTTTTACAATCTGCCGTGATCTTGATCCAACATATGGACGTAAATTTGATTTAGCATTAAAATCAGGAGTAGAATTTTATGCTGTAAAATGTCACGTAAGTGTAGAAGGCATTTTTCCGATTCATCGAGTGAAAATAGAAAATGATTGA
- a CDS encoding RNA methyltransferase: MAGTNKNRKNLTNGPIIILVEPQLPDNIGMVARAMANFGLSKLRLVKPREEFPNDKARAAASKADHVINDAVIFETLHDAIADLHYVFATTARERCGFKTVKSAVEAANMLRQRENIGHRTGIVFGRERWGLENYEISLVDEIITFPVNPAFASLNIAQAVLLMSYEWMKSGLENLNDTAFRAAEMEPANKAMFHGFLSQLEDALDIRGYFRPRERKEVMLANLRSVFTRANFSESEVRLLRGIISSLDHFSPKFPRGSGAPVDRDRKKLKTSVKTNE, from the coding sequence ATGGCTGGAACCAATAAGAATCGTAAAAATTTAACAAATGGTCCAATTATTATTTTAGTCGAGCCACAGTTGCCTGACAATATTGGTATGGTAGCAAGGGCAATGGCAAATTTCGGGCTCTCTAAACTTCGTTTAGTTAAGCCTCGAGAAGAATTTCCAAATGATAAAGCCAGAGCTGCAGCAAGTAAAGCAGATCATGTCATTAACGACGCAGTAATTTTTGAGACATTACATGATGCAATTGCGGATTTGCACTACGTTTTTGCTACAACGGCACGTGAAAGATGTGGTTTTAAAACTGTAAAAAGTGCTGTTGAAGCAGCCAATATGTTACGTCAACGTGAAAATATAGGACATAGGACGGGTATCGTCTTTGGAAGAGAGAGGTGGGGACTAGAAAATTATGAGATTAGTCTTGTTGATGAAATCATCACTTTTCCAGTAAATCCTGCTTTTGCGTCACTGAATATCGCGCAAGCGGTTTTGCTTATGTCTTACGAATGGATGAAATCAGGTTTAGAAAATCTGAACGATACAGCTTTTCGCGCAGCAGAGATGGAGCCAGCCAATAAAGCAATGTTTCATGGTTTTTTATCTCAGTTAGAAGATGCTTTGGATATCCGTGGATATTTTAGACCCCGCGAACGCAAAGAGGTGATGCTTGCGAATCTGCGTTCTGTTTTTACACGCGCTAATTTTAGCGAATCTGAAGTTCGCTTGCTAAGGGGAATTATATCTTCATTGGATCATTTCTCTCCTAAATTTCCACGGGGAAGCGGTGCACCTGTAGATCGTGATCGTAAAAAATTAAAAACAAGTGTGAAAACTAATGAATGA
- the tmk gene encoding dTMP kinase: MSGYFITFEGGEGVGKTTQISLLAQYLRNQGYDVLTTREPGGTVGAEAIRHILLSGQAQNYGPLIEVILLTAARIDHITEVIAPSLQKGKIVLCDRFIDSTRVYQGLNNTVGSSVLSVLEYVALNGIMPCLTFLLDIPARCGMERANLRRKKAETIDYFEKDELKIQEQRRQAFLQLAKQEPHRFRVIDATGAMEVIAQQIKNICHQIILDQVP, encoded by the coding sequence ATGTCTGGTTATTTTATCACATTCGAAGGAGGGGAGGGCGTAGGAAAAACTACGCAAATTTCTTTACTTGCTCAGTATCTCCGTAATCAAGGCTATGATGTTCTCACAACACGAGAACCAGGAGGAACTGTAGGTGCAGAAGCAATACGCCATATTTTGTTGTCAGGTCAAGCACAAAACTATGGACCTTTAATTGAAGTAATTTTGCTTACAGCAGCACGCATTGATCATATTACCGAAGTCATCGCGCCTTCTTTGCAAAAAGGCAAAATTGTTTTATGTGATCGTTTTATTGATTCTACGCGTGTTTACCAGGGACTCAATAATACAGTGGGTTCCTCTGTTCTTTCTGTTTTAGAATATGTCGCACTCAATGGGATAATGCCTTGTCTAACGTTTTTGTTAGATATACCAGCAAGATGTGGTATGGAACGTGCAAATTTGCGAAGAAAAAAAGCAGAAACAATTGATTATTTCGAAAAAGATGAACTAAAGATTCAGGAACAAAGGCGCCAAGCTTTTCTTCAATTAGCAAAACAGGAGCCTCATCGGTTTCGTGTGATTGACGCAACAGGTGCGATGGAAGTTATTGCACAGCAAATAAAAAACATTTGTCATCAGATAATATTGGACCAGGTTCCATGA
- a CDS encoding septal ring lytic transglycosylase RlpA family protein — translation MLLNSKKNFPSIVKSTFQFVSLAAISQILVSCCSSQTAHFAFRSFCHNKVADAKTVDLPAKISSEQNRSKEKKRGRAIIGKPYKIKGKWYYPKNDPTYKRVGQASWYGSDFHGRLTANGEIYDMNLLTAAHPTMPLPSYARVTNLENGSSIIVRVNDRGPFIKDRIIDLSKQAAAILDYENAGVTNVKVEYIAEAPIGYYDGAYLISSYTPGKVDSYSLAFADISKKREDIMLGENNTGSKEKLTKAAVKQKQLSKTVSIKLPDIGPILVDKPILFDQIASIKLSNK, via the coding sequence ATGCTTTTAAATAGCAAGAAAAATTTTCCTTCCATTGTTAAATCAACATTTCAATTTGTTTCTTTAGCAGCTATTTCCCAGATATTAGTATCTTGTTGTTCAAGCCAAACAGCACATTTTGCATTTAGAAGTTTCTGTCATAATAAGGTCGCTGATGCAAAGACTGTTGATCTACCTGCAAAAATTTCAAGTGAGCAAAATCGATCGAAAGAAAAAAAGCGTGGGCGGGCCATCATCGGTAAACCTTACAAAATAAAAGGAAAGTGGTACTATCCCAAAAATGATCCAACCTATAAACGTGTTGGACAAGCATCGTGGTATGGTTCAGACTTTCATGGGCGTTTAACAGCAAATGGTGAGATCTATGACATGAATCTTTTGACAGCCGCTCACCCCACAATGCCTTTACCCAGTTATGCTCGTGTTACTAATCTGGAAAATGGGTCTTCTATCATTGTTAGAGTGAATGATCGAGGTCCCTTTATTAAGGATAGAATCATTGATTTATCAAAACAAGCTGCAGCGATACTTGATTATGAAAATGCGGGTGTAACAAATGTTAAAGTCGAGTATATTGCTGAAGCGCCCATTGGCTATTATGATGGTGCTTATTTAATATCCTCTTATACGCCTGGAAAGGTTGATTCGTATTCGTTAGCATTCGCAGACATTTCAAAAAAAAGAGAAGATATCATGTTAGGGGAGAACAATACGGGCAGCAAAGAGAAACTAACTAAAGCTGCTGTTAAACAGAAGCAACTGAGTAAAACTGTTTCAATAAAATTGCCTGATATTGGTCCTATTCTTGTTGATAAGCCAATATTGTTCGATCAGATAGCATCTATAAAGTTGTCTAATAAATAA
- a CDS encoding D-alanyl-D-alanine carboxypeptidase family protein — MRTTLRILFTLFWMLILDGWGRAQGFQTSASQLLLLDNDTDTILFEKQSDIPFFPASLVKLMTAEVVFYQLKQGLLSSTQTFEVSENAWRKGGAPSGTTTMFAKVKTKISVSDLLRGLIIVNGNDAAITLAEGISGSEADFAKLMNQRARTLGLSHSHFVNPTGLSEEGQFVTLRDMIVLARHIAHTYPNYYALYSEPNFTWNKIFQRNKNPLISKEMGVEGFAFGYSEKEGFSMVVAAYKNHRRLFLAINGLQDGKGHTKEIERILQWGMTAFDLKTIFIKGETVGHASVYGGTQNSVPLIVKEPISFMLSNEKKMNVKAKIKHRGPLKAPIVLGQPVGVIQILEDKKILLEKPVFAGIDIQEGNFFAKVKNAFYEITIGWLRKYL, encoded by the coding sequence ATGCGTACGACATTAAGAATTTTATTTACCTTATTTTGGATGTTGATATTGGATGGGTGGGGAAGAGCGCAAGGTTTTCAAACTTCTGCATCGCAATTACTTTTACTAGACAATGACACAGATACAATACTTTTTGAAAAACAGAGTGATATTCCTTTTTTTCCTGCTTCATTAGTAAAATTGATGACAGCTGAAGTTGTATTTTATCAATTAAAACAAGGCTTATTAAGCAGCACACAGACATTCGAGGTAAGTGAAAATGCTTGGCGCAAGGGTGGAGCACCTTCCGGTACAACGACTATGTTTGCAAAAGTGAAGACAAAAATTAGTGTTTCTGATCTTTTGCGTGGTTTAATTATTGTCAATGGAAATGATGCTGCTATTACCCTTGCAGAAGGAATATCAGGAAGTGAGGCTGATTTCGCAAAACTGATGAATCAGCGGGCCAGAACACTTGGATTGTCGCATAGCCATTTTGTTAACCCAACAGGACTTTCTGAAGAGGGCCAGTTTGTGACATTGCGCGATATGATCGTATTAGCGCGTCATATTGCTCATACATATCCCAATTATTATGCGCTTTACAGTGAACCTAACTTTACTTGGAATAAGATTTTTCAACGTAACAAAAATCCTCTTATTTCTAAGGAAATGGGTGTAGAAGGATTTGCCTTTGGCTACAGTGAAAAAGAAGGTTTTTCAATGGTTGTTGCCGCTTATAAAAATCATCGACGTCTTTTTCTAGCAATAAATGGTTTGCAAGATGGTAAAGGACACACAAAAGAAATAGAACGCATTCTTCAATGGGGAATGACAGCTTTTGATCTTAAAACGATTTTCATAAAAGGAGAAACAGTTGGCCATGCTTCTGTTTATGGTGGAACACAAAATTCTGTGCCGCTCATTGTTAAAGAGCCGATAAGCTTCATGCTTTCCAATGAAAAAAAAATGAATGTTAAAGCAAAAATTAAGCATCGTGGTCCATTGAAAGCTCCCATCGTTTTAGGACAACCAGTTGGTGTTATTCAAATTTTAGAAGATAAAAAGATTCTTCTTGAAAAACCAGTTTTCGCTGGAATTGATATTCAGGAAGGAAACTTCTTTGCAAAAGTAAAAAATGCATTCTATGAAATAACAATTGGATGGTTACGGAAGTATTTATAG
- a CDS encoding DNA polymerase III subunit delta' — MNDINFLRQYDDIDTVLSPSQNNIIFGHEAARHFLAKMRQEGRLHHALIFEGEHGIGKATLAFHLAWNILSSQKGDFLQPESNSITWRQITQGSHPCLLHISRRFDVKTQKFKTGILIDDIRDIMHFLHKTSQDNGWRIVIIDPADDMNRSAANAILKTLEEPPVKTLFIIITHSSGKLLPTIRSRCQQISLRPLHDDEMKKVITHVFFNQNRLNEETIKMIVQRSKGSPRKAALLIHHGGLEIVKKIDTLLEQSVCNPAIVHTLAQTLSSLSSVIQFQQFCDEILDKIQKKAIMLAEKGNLALSKKYAQIWQEIHQEVEEMQSFNLDKKQFIINLLFRVHKIIHESKIFP; from the coding sequence ATGAACGATATAAATTTTTTACGCCAATATGACGATATCGATACAGTTTTATCACCTTCACAGAATAATATTATCTTTGGTCATGAGGCTGCTCGTCATTTTTTAGCAAAAATGCGTCAAGAGGGGCGTTTACATCATGCGTTAATATTTGAAGGAGAACATGGAATTGGAAAAGCCACATTGGCATTTCACCTTGCTTGGAATATTTTAAGCTCTCAAAAAGGTGATTTCCTACAGCCAGAGTCTAATTCTATCACATGGCGCCAAATTACGCAGGGAAGTCACCCTTGTCTTTTGCACATTTCACGTCGCTTTGATGTAAAAACGCAAAAGTTTAAAACAGGTATACTCATTGATGATATCCGCGATATTATGCATTTTTTACACAAAACATCGCAAGATAATGGGTGGCGCATTGTTATCATTGATCCGGCAGATGATATGAATAGAAGCGCAGCAAATGCAATTCTCAAAACGCTCGAAGAACCTCCAGTAAAGACGTTATTCATTATTATCACACACTCTTCAGGAAAATTACTCCCAACAATTCGCTCACGGTGCCAACAGATCTCTTTGCGACCATTGCATGATGATGAAATGAAAAAAGTCATTACACATGTTTTTTTTAATCAAAATAGACTTAATGAAGAAACTATTAAAATGATTGTACAAAGATCGAAAGGAAGTCCTCGAAAGGCAGCCTTACTTATTCACCATGGCGGACTTGAAATTGTGAAAAAAATTGATACGCTCTTGGAGCAATCTGTTTGCAACCCAGCTATCGTACACACTCTTGCACAAACACTTTCGTCTCTTTCTTCAGTTATCCAATTTCAACAATTTTGTGATGAAATTCTTGATAAAATTCAAAAAAAAGCTATCATGCTAGCTGAAAAAGGGAATTTAGCTCTCTCAAAAAAATATGCACAAATCTGGCAAGAGATTCATCAAGAAGTAGAGGAAATGCAATCATTTAATCTTGATAAAAAGCAATTCATTATCAACTTGCTTTTTAGAGTTCATAAGATCATTCATGAGAGTAAGATTTTTCCGTGA
- the rpsD gene encoding 30S ribosomal protein S4 gives MSKRETTKYKIDRRMGENIWGRPKSPVNRRDYGPGQHGQRRKGKLSDYGVQLRAKQKLKGFYGDISEKQFRKTYEEAARRRGDTGENLIGLLESRLDAVIYRAKFVPTIFASRQFINHGHVNVNGRRTNIQSYRCKPGDVIEVREKSKQLVLVLESVQLAERDVPEYIEADHNQMKATFVRIPAFADVPYAVQMEPNLVVEFYSR, from the coding sequence ATGAGTAAACGCGAAACAACGAAGTATAAAATTGACCGCCGTATGGGAGAAAATATTTGGGGTCGTCCTAAATCTCCTGTTAATCGCCGTGATTATGGTCCAGGTCAGCATGGACAACGCCGTAAAGGAAAGCTTTCTGATTATGGTGTGCAATTACGTGCTAAGCAGAAATTAAAAGGGTTTTATGGTGATATTTCAGAAAAGCAATTCCGTAAAACTTATGAAGAAGCTGCTCGTCGGCGTGGTGATACGGGTGAGAATCTTATCGGTCTTTTGGAATCGCGTTTGGATGCTGTCATCTACCGTGCGAAATTTGTGCCTACGATTTTTGCTTCTCGCCAATTTATCAATCATGGTCATGTTAATGTAAATGGTCGGCGTACAAATATTCAATCATATCGCTGTAAACCAGGTGATGTTATTGAAGTTCGTGAAAAATCAAAACAGCTTGTTTTGGTTTTGGAATCTGTGCAATTGGCGGAACGTGATGTACCTGAATATATTGAAGCTGATCACAATCAAATGAAAGCAACATTCGTGCGTATCCCTGCTTTTGCAGATGTTCCTTATGCTGTACAAATGGAACCTAATTTGGTTGTTGAATTTTATTCTCGCTAA
- the map gene encoding type I methionyl aminopeptidase, translating to MIDYIDYNKIPLKFNGQIRIFDDHAFAKMREVGRIAAECLDALTDIIKPGVTTQEIDDFVFTFGAERGALPADLNYHGYSHSCCTSINHVVCHGIPNKRPLQEGDIVNVDVTFILDSWHGDSSRMYPVGKIRRAAERLLKITYESLMKGIAIIRPGATTGDIGAAIQRYAESERCSIVRDFCGHGIGQLFHDAPNILHYGNPGEGIELKQGMMFTIEPMINLGKPQVKILSDGWTAVTRDRSLTAQYEHTIGVTNDGCEIFTQSPKNIFYIPNSYA from the coding sequence ATGATTGATTATATTGACTATAATAAAATACCCTTAAAATTTAACGGACAAATCCGTATTTTTGATGATCACGCTTTTGCTAAAATGCGTGAAGTTGGTCGTATTGCTGCGGAATGTCTCGATGCACTTACGGATATTATTAAGCCTGGCGTCACTACACAAGAAATTGATGATTTTGTTTTCACTTTTGGGGCCGAGCGAGGGGCTCTTCCTGCTGATTTGAATTATCATGGATACAGCCATTCATGTTGTACATCCATCAATCATGTTGTTTGTCATGGCATCCCCAATAAAAGACCTTTGCAAGAAGGCGATATTGTGAATGTTGATGTAACCTTTATTCTCGATAGTTGGCATGGAGATTCAAGCCGTATGTATCCTGTTGGAAAAATTAGACGTGCTGCGGAACGCCTGCTAAAAATAACTTATGAAAGTCTTATGAAAGGAATTGCCATAATCAGACCCGGAGCAACTACAGGCGATATTGGTGCAGCTATTCAGCGCTATGCAGAATCTGAACGGTGCTCAATTGTGAGAGATTTTTGTGGACATGGAATCGGTCAACTTTTTCATGATGCACCCAATATTCTGCATTATGGCAATCCTGGAGAAGGGATAGAATTGAAACAAGGTATGATGTTTACAATTGAACCCATGATTAATCTTGGTAAACCACAAGTTAAGATTTTATCTGATGGCTGGACTGCTGTTACACGTGATCGGTCTCTTACTGCACAGTACGAACATACAATTGGCGTAACAAATGACGGATGCGAAATATTTACGCAATCTCCTAAAAACATTTTTTATATTCCAAATTCATATGCTTAA